ACGGGATTTCACATATTCTGAATGCTTCTTCTCTATGCCCACCGTACTTGGCGTATAAGCATGGCACTGGAAGTCGACCTGCTTCCCTAGCCTTCATCATACTGTGCTCCCTCTAAAGGCACAGGAACAAGCTTTTCAACCCTCAGCCAATGCCTAGCATATGCAGGAGCTCAATTTTGACTGAATAATAACTATAGGAgggactatttttttaaaaaaaggaacacttatttCACTTTAATGGGAATTTATCACTTACATGAGTATACTGTGTGACAACTCACAATTCCTCAAGTGCAATCAAGAACGGCTAAGCGGCAGCTTGATTAGTTTTCAAATCCAGTGCCCTGCTCACCTCCTCTCACGTGCAGTTCAACAGCCTGGAACTTCTCTGCAAATGTTCTAGTTGCTATCTAGGGCACCAAAACATGACACAAGAGTACAAATGCACACCAATAGCTTCCCGGAGAGAGAAAGTCAGTATTTGGGGTTAAAAATCTTATCTTTCAACTAGATTAGTGTCACCAAATCTGATTTATATGCACAAGGATGTATATATAGCTATCAACAGGGATTGGAAAGCAAAATTTTACCTAAAACAACTAAAAGATATCATAAACCACTCTTCATTATCCATGACAGTTGGGGTGGCAGGTACTTGTATGTGGAAATCACTTGTAAGAGTTCTTTCTGTGGCCTATGATACCTCCTAACTTAACTTCTTGCTAGAATTGCTAACAAGTAGGCCAATTAATGGATTTAAGcttaatattctttcattttactctGCTTGCTGCTGATGAAAAGGGCAACAGTATTAAAGAAAAAGGCTCCTGATACCTGGGTAATTATCCCTCATGCTGGatgatacaaaaaatattaaactacTTTTCTCATATTGAAAGCTAGGATTTATTCATTTCCAAACCATTCATCAAGCACATAATGtgcgccaggcactgtgctggtgATGTGAACAAGGTCAAGCTCCTGTCCTCACAGTCTTCCCAGGAAAGCAGGGGACATAAGACAGCAAATATAACTGGGATCAAGTCTAAGCAAGTGGTAGTAGAAATAGTAAATCATTTACTGGATATGGGCGGTTTTCTCTGAAAAGCAATTTTAGCAGATTAAGAATCTCTAGCTCATTTTTATATCAGTTTCAATAACTAAATCTTAATTATTTCACTTGatcttctcaaactttaatgtgcctGCAAATCACCTGaggatttttaataataaaacgcAGCAATTCTCACAAGGATGAGCTCCTTGGCCGCCGCCTTTCTCATTTCATTCAAATGCCTGCATGGCAGTGACCAGGGAGAGGCGAAAAAACCTGAGGGCATCTGAGTAACAACTGATTATTATTAACTTCACGTCATCAATATTAATTATTGATTTCATGTTCTAGTTCATGAACTGATgacaagaaatcaataaaaatcacCCTAGACATGTACCTCCATGCAGAATATTAAGTTGCAGACACATTACAATAACCAGTACACAGAACaaagaacacacacaaacatgaaaCAAGTTAGGATTTCCCCCTCTTCTTTCAGTTTGTCTTTACCATGTGGTTCTATGAGTCTGTAATGAGATTTCTGTTATAGGAAAGTtacacaggttgagtatcccaCATCTGAAGTGCCTGGGACCAAAAGTGGTCtgaatttcctatttttttgaTTTTACAATATTTGTGTTATACACTTACCAAATGAGCAACCCAAAATCCAGAAATCTGAAGTGTTccaataagcatttcctttgagtatcATGAAGGTGTGCTCAAAAAGCATTAGATTTggcagcattttggatttcagatttgggatACTAAACCTGTGCTAGATATGAGGAGCTGGCAGCCCCCTTAGGCTCTGAGAAATGCCCACCACATAAAGGGCTTCTCAGTATGAGTCCATGTGGCTGGTAACAGCAGGTTCCGCACACTGCTTGTGGCCACACATCTCATGGCTATCCCCATCACAACGGGATTCCAAAACGAGGCCACTCCGTCCTACCCAGTGGTCCACGGGCCAAATGTTGCAAGGCTTTCATGAGACACGGCGGAATTCTTCCTCCATCTCAGACAGGAGCAAATGGGGCCAGACACATAGGGAGAGCCTGTTGAAACCTAAACCCTGAGCCTAAAACTATGCTTTGTACTTTAATCCTCACAGAAAAGTGGCTCCAGAACTTGGCCTCAGGGCAGGCGGGAGCGGCTGCAGAGTCCACAGCAGGAGGAGGTGGGCAATAGCCCCTCATCAGACCAGATTATGTCCCCCAGCAGCACTTTAGCCAGCACATGAACAAATACCATCTGAAGAACATGCTCTCATACGAAAAAAGGAAAACCTCTGACCCAAGAAATCAGACTGATTACCTATGATACATACTCGGGGCATTAATGAGCTCATGTGGTACTCATCATGCAGAAATAGGTCACCAAAAGGCTAGGGGCAGCCTCTAATGTCATTTTCAGTTaccattcctttactttcatgAAGTTGAGTTTCAAGCATGTAAAAAGGATTACATAATTTTAAGGTTACAAGTTACATtaatttttacttgatttttttttttaacaaaatgctaAACTGCAGGttaaaaagaaactgaaacaagTTTACAATGCTCAAAAGAGTTGTGTGGTAAGTCTGGGgaatatctatctatttatttgttctaTTCAGTGAGGGACATAAACCCTTTCAAATCATCAATGAGGGACATAAAGCCTTTCAAGTAATCAATAAGGCTTCCCAAAGAACCCTAAGCACAAAAGCAAACACCCAAGAACTAAAACAACAAAGCAAAGTTAAAGCttgaaaaattatagaaacaCACATCAGAGGCTAGAAAATGCATCTTCAAGTTTGCAGGGATACCTTTGTTAGGTATAATCGAACATTtccctcctcttttattttcattacagGCAGATCAACATTTCTTCTCTGTCCCCACCCTCTCCTCACTGATGCCCGGCCCTTTCTGGCCCCCTGCCAGAGGACTCTCTGGGAGGTGTGTGCCCCCAGGATGCTGCACACTGTCAACTTACTCTgagctgctgttgctgctgtggCTCAGAGGGTCAGTGGGACGGCTAGAGTCTAGGACGTGGATTCCCAGGGAGTTGATCGCTCGCATTAAAATAGTCACCATTGCCTCTACTGGAAGCTTCTCAAGAACAATCACTCGACAGCGGCTCAGAAGAGCAGCGTTGACCTGGAAGGAAGGGTTTTCAGTGGTTGCCCCAATCAGAGTGATCGTCCCACATTCCACGTGAGGAAGGAAAGTGTCCTAATCAtgggaggaaaacagaaaaagtgattcCAGTCAACAGCCACCTGCAGAATCCTATGTAAGTTGGCTatccattcctttcttttcctcatttttctctctggagTTCAGGAATAGCAGCAGCCTTATATTCATTGAATATGGATGCAATATTTGGGGGAGTACGACTCTTGCTTTTAAGTCTAAAACACATCTTCTGGAATGACTGTCTAAGCCTGATCTCTTGCTGCTACGCAGACTAATAGCTTTAAGTAGAATTCTAACTTAGTTTCAACGTAAATCATTTCTTTACTCAGAAAAGCATCTTCTACCCAAGCCTGAACTGGCACATAGCTTATATGTAACAGCTATTTATTTACAGACGAGAAAGAACACACAGAAACATTAACACTTCCAGAATCTTATTCCACTGCAAGTACTCAATCATAGTATTACTCCTGACAAAGTTGGTCATTATGCTgttttatgggaaaaaaatactAAGATGAGTCAATGGTCTAATATGACACCTAGAATGCTAACATTCCATCAGAACTTTAAAAGGGTCTGTTTATTAAAAAAGGTTCAAAAAAGGCTTAGTAGAGTTTTGTGAAACATTCTATGTATGATTAAAAAGTTGCAACAAAATACACTAAAAAGTTATgtctaaactttattttaatttgtttttatttagagtATAGCTCCCAGATCTTAGCCTGGTaaaattttaatgtcatttttttaaatcccaaagcggctttgtttataaaaacagcttgtgtccttttatttcagaaagccattTAAATAAACAGTAATCATTAGCTCTTCCAACACTCACCTTGAAGAGAGCTTAGAGTTACAGAAAATACagcttaattttgaaaataaaaataccgttaaagaaatttttaaaaacccgtTACAATAATGatcttaaaatcattattttactgTTCACAATGACTCCTAGTATTtagattaaaaatttcaaaaactggaaaatctgATTCAAAGCTGCTTTTCTGATATGTATCGCTCAGGTATATACCAAACATTTCATTTATCAGATAGAGAAAGCATTTTCTTATGACCAAAAAACACTAAGTAATGTGTGGGGAAACAGGCTTGAAGGAGATGGGTTGACAAGCCTATGCTTCTTTGTAAACAAAGCTCACAATAATAAGTCTCTAGCATTTGTATAGTGATCTCACATACTTTATATTCTGTTTGATGTTCACAACGACCAAAAGGTAGAAGGAAGTTAATATACCTGCTGCGATTTATTGAACCGATGAATCTCATCAATAAAAAGGAcggttttccttttgaaaaagcTCTTTTCATTTTGAGCTTGTTTTATGACATCTCGCACATCATTTGTCTTGGCATTTGTTGCAGATAATGTCACAAACCTTATGCTATGCTTCTTGCTGTTGTTGGCTATGATGTGAGCCAGAGTGGTCTAGAAAAGATGACATAGATAGAGTTTGAAAAGCTGATAAGACACAGAGAGACCAGCACCCGTGGGAACTACTACAAGCAGCATCACTATTTGCCAAACAACTTGAACTCTGAAGAATGCTTAGCAGCACAGATACAAGCAAAAATACCACAGTACatttacaaacaaaaacacaaaaaccaacattataaataaaacaggaaagtAGCTAAACCTTAGGCTAATCCTGACCTTTTCTCCTCTGTCCCTAACTACCTTTGATTCCTTTTTGGGGGACTCTAAGATGTTTGGAATTCCAGTAAAGAGCAGCTGTCTTGATTTAGCAGAGTGACAGCTGTGACCTCTCACCAAAGAGAAAattctccctcctccagccaaGACAGCACTGCTGCTGAAGGACCTAGGTGCAGAACTCATCACAAAACCACAACTGGAAGCTCAGCACAGCTGAGAAAAGGAGAGCGAGGGAGCATCTGCCTTGAGACCAATGACGTCGACCCAGCATTAGAGATGACTGCAGGCCACTTCTGCATGTTCACTCTGGTAGGAGATCAAGGGCAGCACTGGGGTCATATTAGCACTTACTAGAAAACCAAGGGGACCCAAGTAAGGCACTTCTTGGGTGCTCCACAAATATGTATATGCTGTTGTTAATATgaatgttgttattgttattagtaCTAAAGgatgagaataaagaaaaactgaagactGTTTAATGAGTGGGACAAATCTGCACCTGAATGGAAAGGTGGcactttgttttctaaaagttGTAGAGCACCCATTCTGTGGCTGCTTCTTTACCAAATCTCCGCCAGCCTGCCTTTTGGAATCAGGCTAGGATGTCACAGATGCCTAGGCTTGCAAATGACCAACGCCCACCTCACTGAGCAGCTTGAACCACCCAAACCTCTTGCCTGGTATCTGGTAGGTGGGAGGAGCTCACCCAATCCTCTCCCCAAAGACCTTCTTGCTGTCTGGGGCCACCAACAGCTGATTATCCATTCTCATGATCGTATGTAAAGACTTCACAATTACTAAGAATGATACTGCTCAATCCCTTAAATGGGGTTAACAACTAAATCCATGGGGACAGACGTCAACAATTTGACCACCATCATCATAAAATCTTATTTGGGATAGATGTGGTTTATTCCTGGCCCAAGGGAAGGCATGAGTGCaaacaagaaggcagaaaaagggcAATTCATTCCAGGAACTGGAGTTTAAGGGGGTGTGGTTAAGTCGTGGGAgataaagctggaaagaaaaataggagaaaaatcataaaagCCTTGTGTGCAAAGGAGTCTGAATCTCAAAGCTACAAGAACTCTCTACAGTTTGACCCtgaatcctccctttccctccctgatGCTGGTTCTCCCCTATTCTGGATAAAAGAGCATCCTGCAGTTAAGCACTTCTTAGCTTTCTCTGTTTTCTGGCTCACCTCCTCCATTTTTTCTCAAGTGTTTTTCCAATGACATGCTTTCTAGACTCACAATATCCTAACTGCCCTCGCTTGGACTTGTGCTAACCCCTCACGAAGGGACACAGAACTGGACACCAAAATGCACGGATGTTTCTTCTCTAGAGTACAAGGCATTATGAGAAAAGTTACGGAAATACCGGATGAAAATGACTTGCAGATGAAAAAGTTTTTATGTTAGTTTTGTAAatatatgtgagtatatttagtaaaataaatatatcctcAAGAATataagaatgttaaataaatatattctcaagaataaataaataccagtCTGTTAAACCAACAACTagtggaaagggaaggaagcacAACAGAATCcgatttctttttttcaaagctGAAACCGTATTACGTACAAACGGAATATACAAACGTTTCTTTACAATTTAAACACGCTGATGCCTTGCGAATTCGGTTACTAAATCAAAGTCTGGGGAGAGGGCGGGGAGACCGATGGAAGATAAAGGCAGATCAAATCTAAAAGTCCACATCTTGTAAAACTATGGATTCACAGACATCGTCCTTTTGAAAACCCGGGAAGCCTGCCTTCCGAATCTGGGGGTGTGTACCCTTTTCACACCCATCACAGACTCCacctgtgggccaggcactgccccagcccagcctgcGTCTGCACCCCTGGGCCCTCTTATCCAGGAGAGTCAGGCGGCTTCTTTGGGGGGCAGCACACCCTGCTCTCAGACCGTCAGCTGCATCCACCGCCGAGTGAACTACGGCAGCCCTGCGGCCAAGGCTGCACTCACCTTGCCGCAGCCCGGCGGCCCCCACAGGATGAGCGAGGGGATTTCGTTGGTCTCCAGGAGCGAGCGCAGCAGGGTATCCTGGCCCACGGCCCTGCTCTGCCCGAAGTAGTCCTGCAGCGTGTCGGGACGCATCGTGTCGGCCAGCGGCTTGCCCTGTAGCATCTGTCGGATCTCCTCGGCCGCCAGCGCCCGGGGGTGCGGGCGGCCCCCGCCACTGGCCCCAAACGCGGTGGCGGCTTCGGCAGCGTCCGCGTCCCAGTGCCCCGGGTCGTCCTCGCCGTCCGCGTCCGCGTCCCCGTCGCCATCGCCcaccgcctcctcctcctcctgcgcCTCCGCCTCGTCCCAGCTGCGCGGAGACGCGCTCCCCGCCGCGGCGGCGGCCGCCGGCCTCTTCCCCGACCCCTTCCTCCCGGGGCTGCTGGAGCGGGCCACGGGGAAGTCCGGGATGAGGCGGGCGCCGCTGGGCGTGGGCGGCGCGTCGTAGCTCTCGCGGCTCTCAGTCTCGCCGCCGTCGTCGCCCTCCTCGCCTTCGCCCTCGCTGCTCTCGGCTGCCGTCGGGGTGGCAGGCTGCTTCAGCGCCGAGCTCTCTGACAGCCGCCGCCTCTTGGCGCCGGGCGGCGAGGGCCCCTTGGCCCGCTCCCCGGCGCGGTGCGACCCGGCCGCGGGTTCCGCGTGCCCCGCGGGGTGGAGCAGCAGACAGCGGTCCAGGTGCGAGTTGATATGTGCGGCGGGCATCATCTGCTGGCACACGGGACACTGCACCTGGTGCAGCTGCGAGAGGAAGGGGTCGTCTTCCGGCCCGCTCACCTCCATGGCGGCCGCCGCCCTCCCCGGCGCCAGGCGCTGCCGCAGCAGCCCGTGCACACGCCGAGGCCTCCGATGGCCTCCGCTAGGCCCAGCGCCGCACGACCCTCGCTCGGGGAGCCAGCAGGACGCTCGCGGGCCGGGGGAGGGCGCCGCTCATGCCTCACGTCCGCAGCTCCCGCGTCCGCCAGCCCTCGACCGGCCGCTGGCAGCGCCTCGCGCGGCGTGTCGGGAAGTGTAGTCAGTCGCCGTTTGCCCCGAAGGCGGCAGCGCCACGCGCGGCATGTAGGGAAGTGTAGTCCGTGGCCGTTTGTCCCAATCCCCGCCGATAATACCTCGCGTGGCACTTCGGGAAGTGTAGTCCGCGGGCATTCGCCCCAGCCGCCGTGCGTCCGTTTCCGACTCAGAACAGCCTTTGTGAGGGGGTCGCGGGCGAGCGTGGTGCGCCTGCGCGAGGTTGCGCGGGGGAGGACGCAGCCGTCAGGCCGGGCCTGCGAGGCGCGCGAGGGCGGGGAGGAGCCGCAGACTGCGCGCGGTAGTTGGAGCGGCGAGTGCCGCTTTCCTGGCCTTCCGCGCCCAGCTGTTGAATGGGCTTGTGGGGACAAGCAGGAGGCCGCGGCGGGTCGTTTGTAACGAAAGGGAAATGGGGGGAAAAACCCGAAAGCCTCCAATAGAAAACCACTTTTCTATTGGACCTGGACAgcagaagaaatacaaacaactacGCGGGTGAAAGAAATGCTCACCTCAGTAGTGGtcagagaaaagtaaataaaggGTCTCTCGCCCCCTTTTAGATTTGTTGGCATTTTAGTCAAGGGCGGTTCACCTACAGCGCGCTTCGAGGCAAGAGATGCTTCTCGCGGGCCCCTGCGTAATGGTGGCAAATCGGAAACACCAGCCTCTGTCTCCTTAGCAACCAAACGAT
This is a stretch of genomic DNA from Rhinopithecus roxellana isolate Shanxi Qingling chromosome 4, ASM756505v1, whole genome shotgun sequence. It encodes these proteins:
- the WRNIP1 gene encoding ATPase WRNIP1 isoform X1 yields the protein MEVSGPEDDPFLSQLHQVQCPVCQQMMPAAHINSHLDRCLLLHPAGHAEPAAGSHRAGERAKGPSPPGAKRRRLSESSALKQPATPTAAESSEGEGEEGDDGGETESRESYDAPPTPSGARLIPDFPVARSSSPGRKGSGKRPAAAAAAGSASPRSWDEAEAQEEEEAVGDGDGDADADGEDDPGHWDADAAEAATAFGASGGGRPHPRALAAEEIRQMLQGKPLADTMRPDTLQDYFGQSRAVGQDTLLRSLLETNEIPSLILWGPPGCGKTTLAHIIANNSKKHSIRFVTLSATNAKTNDVRDVIKQAQNEKSFFKRKTVLFIDEIHRFNKSQQDTFLPHVECGTITLIGATTENPSFQVNAALLSRCRVIVLEKLPVEAMVTILMRAINSLGIHVLDSSRPTDPLSHSSNSSSEPAMFIEDKAVDTLAYLSDGDARAGLNGLQLAVLARLSSRKMFCKKSGQSYSPSRVLITENDVKEGLQRSHILYDRAGEEHYNCISALHKSMRGSDQNASLYWLARMLEGGEDPLYVARRLVRFASEDIGLADPSALTQAVAAYQGCHFIGMPECEVLLAQCVVYFARAPKSIEVYSAYSNVKACLRNHQGPLPPVPLHLRNAPTRLMKDLGYGKGYKYNPMYSEPVDQEYLPEELRGVDFFKQRRC
- the WRNIP1 gene encoding ATPase WRNIP1 isoform X2, with protein sequence MEVSGPEDDPFLSQLHQVQCPVCQQMMPAAHINSHLDRCLLLHPAGHAEPAAGSHRAGERAKGPSPPGAKRRRLSESSALKQPATPTAAESSEGEGEEGDDGGETESRESYDAPPTPSGARLIPDFPVARSSSPGRKGSGKRPAAAAAAGSASPRSWDEAEAQEEEEAVGDGDGDADADGEDDPGHWDADAAEAATAFGASGGGRPHPRALAAEEIRQMLQGKPLADTMRPDTLQDYFGQSRAVGQDTLLRSLLETNEIPSLILWGPPGCGKTTLAHIIANNSKKHSIRFVTLSATNAKTNDVRDVIKQAQNEKSFFKRKTVLFIDEIHRFNKSQQVNAALLSRCRVIVLEKLPVEAMVTILMRAINSLGIHVLDSSRPTDPLSHSSNSSSEPAMFIEDKAVDTLAYLSDGDARAGLNGLQLAVLARLSSRKMFCKKSGQSYSPSRVLITENDVKEGLQRSHILYDRAGEEHYNCISALHKSMRGSDQNASLYWLARMLEGGEDPLYVARRLVRFASEDIGLADPSALTQAVAAYQGCHFIGMPECEVLLAQCVVYFARAPKSIEVYSAYSNVKACLRNHQGPLPPVPLHLRNAPTRLMKDLGYGKGYKYNPMYSEPVDQEYLPEELRGVDFFKQRRC